The Gordonia iterans DNA window CACCAGCTCGGTGTGCAGCATCAGGTACGAGCCGTCGCCGACCATCACCACGACCTCGCGGTCGTCGCCGTCGGCCTCCAGGCCCCGCTTGGCCCCGAGTCCGCCGGCGATCTCGTACCCCATGCACGAGAACGCGTACTCGACGTGATACCCGAGCGGATCGTTCGGCCGCCACAGCTTCTGCAGGTCGCCCGGCAGCGAGCCGGCGGCCTGCACGATGACGTCCTTCGGGCCCATCGCGCCGGCCACCGCGCCGATGATCTCCGGCTGCCCCGGCAGCGCTCCGCCGGTCGGCTCGAAGGCCTTGTCGACCTCGTCGTCCCAGGAACGCTTGGCATCGGCGGCGGTCCGCGCATAGGACTCGTCGACGTGCAGCCCGGACAGTTCGGCGGTGAGCGCTTCGAGCGCCTCCCGGGCATCGGCGATCACCGGTAGCTGCGTGCCGTGCTTGTAGGCGTCGAACGACGCGACGTTGACGTTCACGAACGCCACGCCCGGATCCTGGAACGCCGTGCGGCTGGCGGTGGTGAAGTCGCTGTAGCGGGTACCGACGCCGATCACCACGTCCGCCTCGGCGGCGATCCGGTTCGCGGCGGCGCTGCCGGTGGCGCCGACACCGCCCAGGTTGAGCGGGTGATCCCAGGGCAGCGCACCGCCGCCTGCCTGTGTGGTGGCGACCGGGATGCCGGTGGCCTCGGCGAGCTCGCGCAGCGCGTCCTCGGCGCCGGAGTAGATCACGCCGCCGCCGGCGATCAGCAGCGGGCGCCGGCCGGCCCGGATCGCCGCCGCCGCGCGAGCCAGCGGGCCGCGTTCGGGCACCGGACGCCGCAGGTGCCATTCGCGGTCGGCGAGGAACTCGACCGGCACCTCCATCTCCTCGGCCTGCACGTCCTCGGGCAGGGCGATGGTCACCGCACCGGTTTCGGCCGGATCGGTCAGGACGCGCATCGCGTTCAGTGCGATGGAGAACAACTGCTCCGGGCGCTGCACCCGGTCGAAGAACCGGGACAGCGGGCGAAACGCGTCGGACACCTGGATACCGATGTCGTGCGGGTGTTCCAGTTGCTGGAGCACCGGGTCGGCGACGCGGGTGGCGAAGGTGTCCGACACCAGCAGCAGCGCGGGCATGCGGTTGGCGGTGGCCAGTGCGGCGCCGGTCAGCATGTTGGCCGCGCCCGGGCCTACCGATGCGGTGCAGGCCAGGGTCGCTCGCCGGCGGTGCATGCGCGCATAGCCGACCGCCTGGTGCACCATCGCCTGCTCGTTGCGAGCCTGGTAGTAGGGCATGAGGCCCGGATCGGTCGCCGAGTACTGCAGCAGCGCCTGTCCGATGCCTGCGACGTTGCCGTGCCCGAAGATCCCGAACGTGCCCGGGACGGTGCGCTCGCGGCGGTCGCCGTCGACCGTCCACTGACGCGACAGGAACTCGACCAGCGCCTGGGACACGGTCATGCGGCGGGTGGTGCTCATCTGCTCAGGCTCCTTCGGAAGAGTCGGTCCCCTGCGAGGCGTCGCCGTAGGGAAGTCGGGGGTCGGGTTCTTGCAGCGGCCAGGTGTCGCGCAGCCAGGCCTGATCGGGATCGTCGCTGATCAGCCAGACCCTCGCGGGATCTGGCCCGGCCATCACGTTGAGGTAGTAGAGGTCGTACTCGGGCGCCGCCATCGCCGGCCCGTGATAGCCGTACGGCACCAGCGCGACGTCCCCGGTGCGCACGATCGCCTGGGTGTCGATCTCGCCCGCGTTCGACGAGTAGGTGACGAAGCTGCCGAAGGCGTCGGTCTGCTCCGGCACCACCCCGGCGTCGACGAACTGCCGGGCCGGCGCAGCCTCGAAGTAGTAGATCTCCTCCAGCTGCGCCTCGTGCCCGGGCACGTGCTCGTCGTGCTTGTGAGCGGGGTGCGACGACCAGTTGCCGCCCGGCGTGATCACCTCGCAGACGATCAGCGCCGCCGCATCGAGGGCCTGAGGGGTGCCGAAGTTGTGCACCTGCCGAGTGTCGCGGCCGGCGCCGCGCACCTCCACCGGCACCTGTCCGGCGGACAGGTACGCGGTCGGCTTCACGACGACGGTCGGCGCCTCGGCCACCGCGACCCGGCCCCGTCCGCGCAGCACACCGGCGGTGCCGGACCCGAGGTACAGCACGTCGGTCGGACCGGCGAACACTCCGGTCCGGCCGTGCAGCACGGTCGTGCCGCCCTCGTGCTCTACCGAGAACGACCCGGCCAGCGGCACGACGATGCGTTCCACCTCGCCGGCGGGCAACTCCACGGATGCGTCGTCGTCGAGCACGGCGACGCGCAGCCCGGTGTGACTCCAGCCGTCGATCGTGCCGTCGACCACCGATTCCCAGCCGTCGCGCGCGAGCGCGCCGCGGGCGTGGAACCACTCGTTCGGGGTGGGCGTCATCGTCGTACTCCTCGGTCGGGTCAGTGCGGTCAGTCGTTCTGCGGGAAGCCGAGGTTCAGGCCTCCGTGACTGGGGTCGAGCCAGCGGCTGGTGACGGCCTTGAGCTGGGTGAAGAACTTGACTCCCTCCGCGCCGTGCGCCTTGGTGTCCCCGAACATCGAGGCCTTCCAGCCACCGAAGCTGAACGTGGCGACCGGGACCGGGATCGGCACGTTGATGCCGATCATGCCGACCTGGATCTCCCGCTGGAAGCGGCGAGCGGCTCCGCCGTCGTTGGTGAAGACGGCGGTGCCGTTGCCGAACGCGCCGGCGTTGATCAATTCGACGCCCTCCTCGTACGAGTCCACGCGCACGATCGCCAGCACCGGGCCGAAGATCTCCTCGGTGTAGACGCGCGAGGTGGTGGGCACCCGGTCGATCAGCGTCGGGCCGAGCCAGAAGCCGTCGGGTGCGCCGTCCGGCTGCACCGCGCGGCCGTCGACGACGACGGTGGCGCCGTCCTCGAGCGCGACGTCGATGTAGGAGGCGACCTTGTCGCGATGGGCCCGGGTGACCAGCGGCCCCATGTCGCAACCCCGGCGACCGTCGCCGATGCGCAGGGTGTTCATCCGCTCGACGATCTTCTCGATCAGCGGGTCGGCGACCGGTTCGACGGCGACGACCACCGAGATCGCCATGCACCGCTCGCCGGCCGAGCCGAAGCCGGCGTTGATGGATGCGTCGGCGGCGAGATCGAGGTCCGCGTCGGGGAGCACCAGCATGTGGTTCTTGGCGCCGCCGAGCGCTTGGACGCGCTTGCCGTGCTTGGCCCCCTGCTCGTAGACGTACTGGGCGATCGGGGTGGAGCCGACGAACGAGACGGCGGCCACGTCGGGGTGCTCCAGGAGTCCGTCGACGGCCTCCTTGTCGCCGTTGAGCACGGTGAAGACGCCGTCCGGCAGGCCGGCTTCCTTCCACAGCTCCGCCATCCAGATGGACGCCGACGGATCCTTCTCGCTGGGCTTGACCACCACGGCGTTGCCCGCGGCGATCGCGATCGGGAAGAACCACGAGGGCACCATGGCCGGGAAGTTGAACGGGCTGATGATGCCCACCACGCCGAGCGGCTGCCGGGTCGAGTAGACGTCGACGCCGGTGGAGACCTGCTCGCTGTACTCGCCCTTGAGGTGGTCGGCCATGCCGCACGCGAACTCCACGACCTCCTGGCCGCGGCTGATCTCGCCGAGCGCGTCGGAGAGCACCTTGCCGTGCTCGGAGGTGATGATCTCGGCGAGCTCGGGCTTGCGCGCTTCGAGCAGCTCGCGGAACTTGAAGAGCACTGCCTGGCGGCGAGCGAGCGACAGGTCGCCCCACGCTTGCTGGGCCGCCTTGGCGGAGGCGACGGCGGCGTCGATCTCGGCCTGGTCGGCCAGCGCTACCTTCTTGGTGACGGTGCCGAGGGCGGGATCGAAGACGTCGGCGGTGCGGCCGCTCGACGAGGCGTAGGGGGCGCCGTCGATCCAGTGCGAGACGATGGGCAGTTCGGTCATGTGATGGTCCCCTTTCGGGTGGGGTGATTCGGGGGTCTGTGTGCGGTTCAGGGGTGTCTCGATATCGCCGGCGGCGATGTCCGGTCTCCTCGTCCGACGACTGTCGAAGGAGTCTCCGTCGATCGATCGGAGCCGAGATCTACCCGTGCACGAGGTCTGCGGCGGCGTCGACCGCGGCTGCCACGTCGCCGTCGTGCGGGTAGAGCAGGCTGCGGCCGATGGTGAGACCCTGCACGCCGGGCATCGCGAGCGTGCTGCGCCA harbors:
- the iolD gene encoding 3D-(3,5/4)-trihydroxycyclohexane-1,2-dione acylhydrolase (decyclizing) translates to MSTTRRMTVSQALVEFLSRQWTVDGDRRERTVPGTFGIFGHGNVAGIGQALLQYSATDPGLMPYYQARNEQAMVHQAVGYARMHRRRATLACTASVGPGAANMLTGAALATANRMPALLLVSDTFATRVADPVLQQLEHPHDIGIQVSDAFRPLSRFFDRVQRPEQLFSIALNAMRVLTDPAETGAVTIALPEDVQAEEMEVPVEFLADREWHLRRPVPERGPLARAAAAIRAGRRPLLIAGGGVIYSGAEDALRELAEATGIPVATTQAGGGALPWDHPLNLGGVGATGSAAANRIAAEADVVIGVGTRYSDFTTASRTAFQDPGVAFVNVNVASFDAYKHGTQLPVIADAREALEALTAELSGLHVDESYARTAADAKRSWDDEVDKAFEPTGGALPGQPEIIGAVAGAMGPKDVIVQAAGSLPGDLQKLWRPNDPLGYHVEYAFSCMGYEIAGGLGAKRGLEADGDDREVVVMVGDGSYLMLHTELVTAVAEGIKLIVVIIQNQGYASIGHLSETVGSQRYGTRYRYAEKPGDEPEKITFEHGDFLPVDLAANARSYGCEVIDLEPGPDVLTKLKDAMAVAKSNHGPTVIHLHSDPFVYAPEGNGWWDVPVAEISEIDSTGTARAEYVEQQKKQRPLLG
- the iolB gene encoding 5-deoxy-glucuronate isomerase → MTPTPNEWFHARGALARDGWESVVDGTIDGWSHTGLRVAVLDDDASVELPAGEVERIVVPLAGSFSVEHEGGTTVLHGRTGVFAGPTDVLYLGSGTAGVLRGRGRVAVAEAPTVVVKPTAYLSAGQVPVEVRGAGRDTRQVHNFGTPQALDAAALIVCEVITPGGNWSSHPAHKHDEHVPGHEAQLEEIYYFEAAPARQFVDAGVVPEQTDAFGSFVTYSSNAGEIDTQAIVRTGDVALVPYGYHGPAMAAPEYDLYYLNVMAGPDPARVWLISDDPDQAWLRDTWPLQEPDPRLPYGDASQGTDSSEGA
- a CDS encoding CoA-acylating methylmalonate-semialdehyde dehydrogenase; translated protein: MTELPIVSHWIDGAPYASSSGRTADVFDPALGTVTKKVALADQAEIDAAVASAKAAQQAWGDLSLARRQAVLFKFRELLEARKPELAEIITSEHGKVLSDALGEISRGQEVVEFACGMADHLKGEYSEQVSTGVDVYSTRQPLGVVGIISPFNFPAMVPSWFFPIAIAAGNAVVVKPSEKDPSASIWMAELWKEAGLPDGVFTVLNGDKEAVDGLLEHPDVAAVSFVGSTPIAQYVYEQGAKHGKRVQALGGAKNHMLVLPDADLDLAADASINAGFGSAGERCMAISVVVAVEPVADPLIEKIVERMNTLRIGDGRRGCDMGPLVTRAHRDKVASYIDVALEDGATVVVDGRAVQPDGAPDGFWLGPTLIDRVPTTSRVYTEEIFGPVLAIVRVDSYEEGVELINAGAFGNGTAVFTNDGGAARRFQREIQVGMIGINVPIPVPVATFSFGGWKASMFGDTKAHGAEGVKFFTQLKAVTSRWLDPSHGGLNLGFPQND